A genomic segment from Gossypium hirsutum isolate 1008001.06 chromosome D04, Gossypium_hirsutum_v2.1, whole genome shotgun sequence encodes:
- the LOC107898206 gene encoding uncharacterized protein: MVIGTSTGAMGRGSISERLQSNGVEIFRGISGVAPNVAEYWLEATERIMNDFDCTSEKKLKGAVVSATEYERYVRFEDGLWDNLRVLIALPRERDFAALIEKAKIAEDVKRSECQNHEKDKGRFKRDSEPSSSSGRPKKRLGLIGQSELEFLLQDYSLVLTVDIILPVRGGQQPLRSRGQVRGGNGVGRGLKMLGRCVGNSEVRQPSLVSIARRREDSDALDVITGTFLIHNLPYTALIDIGSMHSYIACTVSGTLGIMCESTVNEMTVLSPLGQAVRVNKLFRDVPLEVQTVIFLADLMELPFGEFDLILGMDWLVKHRASLDCAAERIVLKTIEDEEVAVIGERRDFLSNVISALRAEKLVRKGCEAFLSYIGVSDSEGPSVEDVRTVKDFFNVFPDEIHWLPPSSEVEFRIELLPGTALVSIAPCRMAPNELVELKAQIQELFD; this comes from the exons ATGGTCATAGGGACCAGTACAGGTGCTATGGGCCGTGGGTCAATTTCAGAACGACTCCAGTCGAATGGAGTAGAAATTTTTAGGGGTATTTCCGGAgtagcccctaatgtggctgaatattggttggaaGCCACGGAGAGAATAATGAATGATTTCGACTGCACTTCTGAGAAAAAGCTAAAAGGTGCAGT agtttctgcgaCTGAGTATGAACGCTATGTGCGATTTGAAGACGGCCTCTGGGATAATTTGCGAGTACTGATAGCTCTAccgagggagcgagattttgctgccCTAATTGAAAAGGCCAAAATCGCCGAGGATGTGAAGCGCTCTGAGTGCCAGAACCATGAGAAAGATAAGGGCAGGTTTAAGAGGGATTCAGAACCCTCAAGTTCTTCTGGAAGGCCTAAAAAAAGGCTAGGTTTGATTGGCCAGTCTGAGCTAGAGTTTCTGTTGCAAGACTATAGCCTTGTGCTGACTGTAGACATCATCTTG CCAGTGAGAGGTGGTCAGCAGCCACTGAGAAGCCGTGGACAGGTTAGAGGTGGAAATGGTGTAGGACGAGGTCTTAAAATGTTAGGTAGATGTGTTGGTAACAGTGAGGTGAGGCAGCCATCACTGGTTTCTATTGCTCGTCGCCGAGAGGATAGTGACGCTctagatgttataactggtacgttcctAATTCATAATTTACCTTACACTGCTTTAATTGATATAGGGTCTATGCATTCATACATTGCGTGCACTGTGTCTGGCACCTTGGGTATCATGTGTGAGAGTACTGTTAATGAGATGACTGTGTTAAGTCCACTTGGACAAGCAGTAAGAGTAAACAAGTTGTTCAGAGATGTGCCCCTAGAGGTTCAAACAGTTATATTTCTAGCAGATTTGATGGAACTACCGTTTGGTGAATTCGACCTAatcttggggatggattggttggttaaacATCGTGCaagtttggattgtgctgctgAGCGTATAGTATTAAAGACTATTGAGGATGAGGAGGTGGCTGTGATTGGGGAGCGAAGGGATTTTCTatctaatgtgatttctgcattaaGGGCCGAAAAATTGGTTCGCAAGGGTTGTGAAGCGTTTCTATCTTATATTGGTGTATCTGATTCTGAGGGTCCTTCTGTTGAGGATGTCAGAACTGTTAaggatttttttaatgtttttcctgATGAGATCCATTGGTTGCCTCCGAGCAGCGAAGTTGAATTTAGAATTGAGCTTCTGCCAGGAACGGCTCTAGTGTCTATCGCCCCTTGTAGGATGGCACCGAATGAACTGGTAGAGttaaaagctcaaatccaagaacTGTTTGATTGA